One genomic segment of Acomys russatus chromosome 6, mAcoRus1.1, whole genome shotgun sequence includes these proteins:
- the Batf3 gene encoding basic leucine zipper transcriptional factor ATF-like 3, translating into MSQGPPAGSVLQRSVAVPGNQPQSPEDEDRKVRRREKNRVAAQRSRRKQTQKADKLHEEYECLEQENAALRREITKLREELRHLGEALKDHEKVCPLLLCPMNFVQVRPDPVASCLPR; encoded by the exons ATGTCGCAAGGGCCCCCCGCGGGCAGCGTCCTGCAGAGGAGCGTGGCGGTGCCTGGGAACCAGCCGCAG AGCCCTGAGGATGAGGACAGGAAGGTTcgaaggagagagaaaaaccgGGTTGCCGCTCAGAGAAGCCGGAGGAAGCAGACCCAGAAGGCTGACAAGCTCCACGAG GAGTACGAGTGCCTGGAACAGGAGAACGCCGCACTGCGCAGGGAGATTACAAAGCTGAGGGAGGAGCTGCGCCACCTGGGCGAGGCTCTGAAGGACCATGAGAAGGTGTGCCCGCTCTTGCTGTGCCCCATGAACTTTGTGCAGGTCCGGCCAGACCCTGTGGCCAGCTGTCTGCCACGATGA